One Urocitellus parryii isolate mUroPar1 chromosome 9, mUroPar1.hap1, whole genome shotgun sequence DNA segment encodes these proteins:
- the Adipor1 gene encoding adiponectin receptor protein 1 — protein MSSHKGSVVAQGNGAPASNRETDSVELAELGPLLEEKGKRVIANPNKAEEEQTCPVPQEEEEEVRVLTLPLQAHHAMEKMEEFVYKVWEGRWRVIPYDVLPDWLKDNDYLLHGHRPPMPSFRACFKSIFRIHTETGNIWTHLLGFVLFLFLGILTMLRPNMYFMAPLQEKVVFGMFFLGAVLCLSFSWLFHTVYCHSEKVSRTFSKLDYSGIALLIMGSFVPWLYYSFYCSPQPRLIYLSIVCVLGISAIIVAQWDRFATPKHRQTRAGVFLGLGLSGVVPTMHFTIAEGFVKATTVGQMGWFFLMAVMYITGAGLYAARIPERFFPGKFDIWFQSHQIFHVLVVAAAFVHFYGVSNLQEFRYGLEGGCTDDSLL, from the exons ATGTCTTCCCACAAAGGATCTGTGGTGGCACAGGGCAACGGGGCTCCTGCCAGTAACAGGGAAACTGACTCGGTGGAACTGGCTGAACTGGGACCCCTGCTAGAAGAGAAGGGCAAGCGGGTAATTGCCAACCCAAACAAG GCTGAAGAAGAACAAACATGCCCAGTGccccaggaagaagaggaggaggtacGGGTACTGACACTTCCCCTGCAGGCCCACCATGCCATGGAGAAGATGGAGGAGTTCGTATATAAG gTCTGGGAGGGGCGTTGGAGGGTCATCCCATATGATGTACTTCCTGACTGGCTGAAGGACAATGACTATCTGCTACATGGCCACAGACCACCCATGCCCTCCTTTCGTGCTTGCTTCAAGAGCATCTTCCGCATCCACACTGAAACTGGCAACATCTGGACCCATCTGCTTG GTTTCGTACTATTTCTCTTTTTGGGAATCTTGACCATGCTTAGACCAAATATGTACTTCATGGCCCCTCTTCAGGAGAAAGTGGTTTTTGGCATGTTCTTTTTGGGTGCAGtgctctgcctcagcttctcctggCTCTTCCACACCGTCTATTGTCATTCAGAGAAAGTTTCCCGGACTTTTTCCAA ACTGGACTATTCAGGGATTGCTCTACTGATTATGGGGAGCTTTGTCCCCTGGCTCTATTACTCCTTCTACTGCTCCCCACAGCCTCGGCTCATCTACCTCTCCATCGTCTGTGTCCTGGGCATCTCTGCCATCATTGTGGCACAGTGGGACCGGTTTGCCACTCCTAAACACCGGCAAACAAGAGCGG GAGTGTTCCTGGGACTTGGCTTGAGTGGTGTTGTGCCCACCATGCACTTTACTATCGCTGAGGGCTTTGTCAAGGCCACCACAGTGGGCCAGATGGGCTGGTTCTTCCTCATGGCTGTGATGTACATCACCGGAGCTGGCCTTTATGCTGCTCGGATTCCTGAGCGCTTCTTTCCGGGAAAGTTTGACATATGG TTCCAGTCCCATCAGATTTTCCACGTCCTGGTGGTGGCCGCAGCCTTTGTTCACTTCTATGGGGTCTCCAACCTTCAGGAATTCCGTTATGGCCTGGAAGGTGGCTGTACTGATGACTCCCTTCTCTGA